A window of Castanea sativa cultivar Marrone di Chiusa Pesio chromosome 8, ASM4071231v1 genomic DNA:
ttttataacaaaatctaTTGTTGTACTTTATCATGTGAACTACTGCAGATGtgtctgttttttctttttctttttcatcacttaaaataaatGGAGGGAAATTTTGAAGTTAGGTTCTCCTTTTAGGAGAGACCAGATAATGTCACTTAGCCGCAAAACTTTTAAGAGCATTCCCATTGGGATTGCCAAATGGGATATGTAGGGATGGTTTAGTATTAAAGCCCAAAAACCACCCaacattcaaatttgtaaaccaaaaaaatttacaattgtgctacatTACCATCACAAATTTgtgatggtactgtagcacagTTGTAAAAGTAGataatacttttttattccTCATCTTtcctcgctctctctctcttttgataAATCAATCCTCGGAGTTCTCCCACtctctcacatctctctctcttgtgttCAAAGCTTAACACCagattatcaacaaaaaaaaaaaaaacgcttgACACCAGAGCTAGGTTGGGTCGTGGCATGGATCGAGTGGGTCGAGATCGACATGGATTTTGATCGATGGGTCAAGATCGGTGTGGGTTTTGACGAGTGGGTCGTACAACGGTGGAGATCGGCGTGGTGGAGATTGGTGGGTGGCAAGATTGGCATGGCGGAGATCGGTGGATTGGGTTTCGATTTTGCTATGAATTTTGAGCTTGGATTTTGCTATTGATTTTGGTTGAATGGCGAGACTAGGTTTTGATTTTGCTCAGAGAGAGTGACACCatgttttgtttggttatattttaatgggtttgtggTTGGCTTGTGGGTTGGTATTTGTTGGGATTGTGGTGGGTTTGGGGTCACGGTGGTAGATGTCTGGAGGTGGTGTGGTTGAGAGGATGGTTGCTGTGTGGTGTTGTGGTTGAGAGAGTAACAGAGAGACAGAATTTAGAAAGGAAAGAGATAtagtttgtttattattttattgtataatttatattattttaatgtgtggtattgtaaaatataatttgagaTGTTGGGAgcattgtaaaatggtatggtataattgataaaataaccTTTTGAGATAGTAAAATAAGACATGATACAATTTTCGAATGGGGATGCTCTAACACTGCAGACTTGTAATTTGTAAATATGAAGCAACTGTTTTGGACCCCAATGTCCTCTCAAtactttgataccaattgaaaatttttatttgaccttaaatatttatgtagtggaataattgaattaattgttcaattacacaatttatttattaatcaacaCACAAACACTTATATGTTATATGCcagtatcaattatcaaataccAAAAAGACGAATAAGTCAATAACAATAatgaaatataaacaaataaaaatacacaCCAATTTGATAAAATGAAGtagaaaaccaatgaaaaaattgttcaaTGGAAAATCCACTCTTGAGATCCGACATAATATCCACTACAAAAGAGTAATTGCAACAATTTACTTACAAAACCTTTATACTACTAGACTCACTATTGTTACATTTGTAAATGCCTTGCTTGCCTTCCTACTACAACATTGTCAAAACTTTTGGAATCTAACTATGTGTATTTTCTTCATGAACTCCTCGTTTGCACGAACCATAATTGCTTGTACTCCAAGTAACGTTTTGAAGATTTGTAGGGATaaactcattaaaaaagaaCTTTGTGGTTTAAAGGTGTTATCACCACtttccttgaatttttttttttggagaaaaaataataaagactTTATTAAAAAGAACCAACTATGTCAGCCTAAAAAACAGAATGCAAAAGtggtggaacatcctccatccatacAGCACAATCTGAGACATTAATAAAATGCCTAGCCAGACTATAGGCAAGATTATTACCTTCTCTCCTAGTATGCGAGTATAGTAATTGAGTAAAAGACCTAGAGAACACCTTGGCATCTTGAATCAAAAGAGCAAAGGAAGCTAAAGACAACTCATCATCCTCTAGAGCATTCATAATCACCATCGAGTCACCTTCCAATATAGCTTGAGCAATCCCAATTTCTAAACCAAACTCAAGAGCACAACTAGCAACGATGACCTCAATCTCCATGGCTTGGAAGCTTTGTGGAATTTGTTGGGATAGTGAAGCAATGACTAGACCTTAGGAGTTACAGATGACCACTCCAACGCCGGACTTATTCTCCCCCTGTAATAGAGCGCCATCAAAATTAATCTTATAAAACCCTATACATAACACCACTAAGGCATGAGAGAATGCATTTGTAGTGGGATATGGACCTCACACGTGGAATGGTTGTGAGCAAAAGAAGAGGAAGTGTTGGCTAAAGGATCCTATTCTTGGTGTGTGCCAAAGGCGTGACTGCCTTAGAAAGGAAGTAAGATGCATTTGATATGGTACTCAAGCAATCACAAAAAGGGAGATAGTGACTTTCTAAGGTCAGAAGCTATGAGGACACCTCTTATTGGTTGAATGCATGTTGGACCACTTTAGGGACAAGTGTACGATTCACAACACTCCTGATGTCCTTCTTAATGTCCAGGACTGGTTTCCCAAGCAGTGACAAAGTTAAACCCACGAGTCTCAGTGCTACGTTGGCGCAATTTCTATCCTTTACTCAACGAATAATATCACAGTTGTGGAAAGATCTAAATAGAGAAATGATGACTTGATACCTGTCTTTGTAGTCAGCCATATTCCTCAGATTATAAGAGGAACATGCAGCTGTATTTTTAGGGCAAGAACCCAAGTAGATATTTGTAGAAGAAAGTAGAAAGTTAATAAGATAGGAAGGTATAAGACAAAGTTTCTATTAAAGGAAGAACACCCTTATTGTACAAGAGTGACCTCTTTTACACATAATACAAGCTGAGCAAAACAAGAATATTCCATTCTTGCTCAGATTGTGGCTTTACATCCCATTCCTAGAGTTTTCCACGTACATCTTGTGTCTTTTTTACGTTCTTGCtatcactttcttcttctttttcatgtGTCATGTTGTGAGAGTCAATTTTTTTGACGATGTCCAGGCCCAAGTTTAAGCAAGGACACCAAGCCCTCTTAttgtagtttgaagggactgggcttggttTACCGCAGTTAAATGAGCTGTTTACaaaaccaagtggtgcacaggGCAAAACTCCTACAATACGTACACACTAACAAGCGAGAATATGTATTGAGCAACAAGAAAACAGTAAAGGAAGACaagattataataataaaaggcaGAGTAATTGTTTGGGATCCTCAAATCAATAGGAActaatccattaatttttcttagttatgGATTACAAATGCGATCACTAAGACATaatacaaggtccaaataagctaaaaaattacagacttagatgactatttaagcctctaagacttgcaaagtttgaatccttttgaatccaagtatgtACTGTAGTGGCTGTTTCTGGGATATCGGGAGATATTCCCCTGTTTTCCTTGAGTTTTACAGAGTTTTCTCTCAATGATTCTATATGATTTTCTTACTGCTGAATGTCCCTTAACGTTGGCTGCTCtcccccttttatagtgtcacatTAGGGTTTCGGGGTACCATTGATTCTTCCCACTTGGCCCCCTTGGTACTAGAGCCCCCTGTTCATCTCAGCTCTTCTTACGACTGCTCCATTCCTTATTTTCCATAGCTTCcttcttttgatgttttttctttgaaagtgtCCTGCTGACTTTCTACTCTGAGACACTTTTGCCTTCCAAGTCCCTTTTTTGTCTGTCTTCTCTTTTCAGGCTCAACCCCTTTTAGCCGCCCCttccttttatcatttttcccAGTAAGTGAAGTCTTCTTCTAGGAAAACCGAAGGTTTCCCTAACCATTTCCTTTCGTGGGTTTCTTATTTCGGGTTCCCGAGACACCGACTTCCTACCCCTGAGTCATTGCTTTCAAGATCTTCAGGCCTTGCGTTGTATTACTGGTCGCTTCGAGAAGAAGGCCCATCTGTTTCTTGTTTCTGGGACCTTCTGAACTGTCTTAATCCTTCTTTAGCCATGCTGTACATCCAAATGTCCCAAGCAATCCCCCTGGTGTCCTTCCCTagctccttttctttctctggtCTTGGCGGGctgaattcttttctttcccctttCTGTTTTCCTATGGGCTCCTTGTTCCCTTTTGGGCCTCAGGTCCATCATCCCTCTTTCCTTTGTAGCCCcaatctttctcttcctttccattttttttttatttcccatgGATTGGCCCAATGTACCGCCTCCTTGGGCCTTTTACCATGCTTTCTGTATAcattttagacctcaacacATGTCAAAGCTAGCATATTTGTCACTTAAAAGCTTTTTCATGTAGATATACTGTTAGATAACTTATTTTATCCCTCTATATAAGTTCAAATCTAACTTGCACGTACAAACTCTGAATGTAGTGGTTTCCATGAAACCCAAGGCTTAAGTGGTCGGGTTTGTTGGGGAAGCTGGACAGAATTGAACTTCGCCAATTAATCGCTATAAAGTTGAGCAAGCTGGTCCACACTATAGTTGGGCCGAACCGCTCTCTTCAATCTGATTTACTTGTTTTAAGCATTCCATAAGGCCCAAGTATAACCATCTAAGTTATtgtaacaaacaaaaattattgtaataactaatataatgatcaaattttgtatctagacaaaaaaaagaaaaaaaaattatgccaaACTTTTTCATGTGTTGCATAAGTTTTTGACTAGTATAATACTATTTTCATTGAACGCATAccaatcaaaaatttcaaataaacaaCCTATTCAAGTTGATGACTCAATATatcattaaactttttttttttttttagagaaaccAATATATCATTAAACTTGATACTCGTTTTAGATACTTgacttacgctctgtttgtttcagcatcaacattttctggaaaatggttcatttttcaaagagcattttctagaaaactatatcatattccagtgtttggtaacgaccttgaaaatgagcttgagaatgttttctggtgtttggtatgcaaatttttatttttatttttattttttatatttcttgtgtaatttaaaacatgcgtattatgtaaactaactaatgtaatcaatattaaaaaaaaaaccaaggatgaatttggttttcatactaaaattttgacaatagatacaataaaaattagttgtcaaattttcatgatctctaccactcattttacttatatatatggacaagaacgtcccccccccccccacacacacacacatttatatatatatatatatatatatatatatatatatatattaaccatttgtctatatacataaaattgacaggagaatacatctttaataagtacaaaataacaataacttttcattgtctactctttttgctagtacactaattgtctactatggtcaaccaaaagtctttaatattactcaaaatatgtatttatataatgtatctatataatatatcatcactacataatatctgcataatgtatctatcaacaaaaaagattatgctatgtaaaagtaatttagagctatataggcactatgtttaaaattttcgtcttttacttcattcattcattctttcttcttatttattttttatatatattttttagcacttttatgtgcaaaaaaaaaacttatacatggaatccatcaaaccaaaagtttcttagagaaaaaaataaaatcaagtgtgaaattcaaagtaaataattgagattttggtagaaaggaatgaataattaccgctgcaaatatgttctcttttgcaagttggtagagaggaatgaaataattactgagcaatgaaggaaaaaaaatctactcaaagaactgtattataaaggggaagagaaatatggagagagagtgagggagagagatctatggaagaggagagaccagagtgagtgatagtgagggtgtgaggaaagaaaaagaaaagggaaaagagaaagagtgagagtgagagagtgtactgtgagatagagattgttttccaaaaattttttttggaaaacaaactataaaaaacaagccttatttttattaagattttccattgactatagatagttttccgttgactaGTTTTTTTgtgtgctaccaaacactgaaaaatgtgaaaaactatctttacagaaagtttttcagcaaaacaaacagagcgttaataTCATTAAACTTGATACTTGTTATTCATAGGTTTCAACCACTTAATTAATTGCTTTACAAGGTCAAGTCCATTAATTCATGATACCAAAATTGTTTCTTGGGAGAAGAATAACAAGCAATGTTgaatgagattaaaaaaaaaaaaaggtgatgtTGAATGATGTTAAGGATATTTATATAAGGCTTACAAACTTTTGTTAGTGAAACAATTTATCATTACTTTATTGATtattatattatcaattatttttctCGCTAAATAATAATCTCAAAAATGCAATTTAGTGCGCCTCCACCAAAAACCAagaaatgatataaaaaaagagaaaaaagaaatggcgTCGCCCGGGTTCGAACCGGAGACCTTCAGTGTGTTAGACTGACGTGATAACCAACTACACCACGACACCTTGATGCTAAAATATCTAGAATCTTTGATAACAATGCAAAGTGTAATGGAAGGCAATGCCCTAAAGTAGTAGATAGTAATAGCAATAAAACCGCGTGAAAGAAGCTTCCTTCTCTGTCTGTCTGCGTGCGTCCCCCCCTGTCTATCTATTCCAAATCTTCATTCGACTCCTCTTTCATTCCCATCCAAATCTCTCAGAtctgaatctctctctctttctctctacaAACATGACTACCGCTTTAGATATGGCCTTAGACGACATCATCAAGACCAACAAGCAATCTTCCGGATCCTCCAACCGAGGCCGCGCCCGACCTTCCTCCGGACCCGGACCCGCTCGCCGCTTGTCCAACCGCTCCGCCAACCGTACGGGACCCTATTCTACTCCTAAggtataaacaataaaaaacagtCCTCCGATCtgtttccctctctctctctctctataaagttttgatttttaaataactttGCTACAAGATTGATctcaaagttgattttttttgtttgtttggggtTTAATTATAGGCTCCAGAGTCGACGTGGCAGCACGATTTGTTTCTGGAAGAGAATTTGGGGCGAGCCTCTGCTATTGAGACCGGTACCAAGCTCTACATCTCAAACCTTGATTACGGTGTTTCCAACGAGGACATTAAGGTAATTTTGGTCCTTAAGTTTGCTCCCTGAAACTGTTAGTCACTGTTTTTATGTGTGTATAGTTTGTGTGTTTTGGCTTATCTTGTGATTTATCTGAATTACGTTGTGTAATTCAGTTGTTGGTTGTGTTTTGACAGTTTGTTTAGCTGTAAGATTTTTTAGTTACTACTTTCCGAAACCACCTTCCAATATTGTTATTTGGTTCTAAAGTTTGCTCCTTGAAACTGTGTTTGAGCGTATGTtttagtattaaataatttaaaaaaagagcAGTGTTTTATGCgcgtgtttgtttgtgttttggtttatCTGGAGATTAATCTGAATTAcgtattttaaaacttttgttGGTTGTTGTTTGACAGTTTATTTAGTTGTTGTAAGATTTGGTAAGCGGTAACTAGTTTCGAATATTGTTATATGTTGTTATCTTTGAAAGTTGGGGATTGGAGTATCCGATGGTTTTCGGTTTTGGTTATATGCATTATTACAACCCCATTCATGTTAGGTTGACTGTTTGTAACGTAGTTTTGCTTGCAAGGATGTGGTAACAATACCAAATTATATTTGTATGGTCTTCATAAAAGTTcatttctcttctttatttGGGTTCATGTTTAAAAACACTTCTTTTATGTGGGTTTTTGTTGGCAATGATTGATAAGTAATTACACTTACCTTATAGATATATCTCTTTAAGGTATTTACCTAATGGAGAGATTACCTTGTTTGTCCATCTTTTTATATGCCAGTGTTtgtctatttttaatttttaatgaattggGATCTATCTTACGCTAATTCTGTTGTACAGGCTTTATGGATTTGCCATTGAATGTGTGCATGTTCTTTTATCATGATTGCAATGACTTTCTTCCCTcttctatatatttatttgagatTGTCAGAAGTGGGAATTACATTTGGTTGTTTGGTTTTTACAATTGAAAAGGCATCTTGAAGCATATGCATTTCTTCCTAGGAGGTTATTTACATACTTTGATAAGATTCTTCCCCATATCAATTACATTatattcacaaaaaataaatcatctCAATGTGCAATAATATCTGtgaatctttcttttctcatgaTCTGATACATTCATGGCGTTcctttgagaaaattaattcaaaaaaagtttgttgtttgtttttttcttttttctaaaacttATTTGAACTATGTGCAGGAACTGTTTTCGGAAGTTGGCGACCTGAAACGTTATACAATCCATTATGACAGGAGTGGGAGATCAAAGGTATCTTGTCAATTTTGGCATGATTAGGTCCTTCTGATGAATTCTTTCTGCTCTGCTgtagttaataaaataaaaaataaaaacttttttcttagGGAACGGCCGAAGTAGTCTTCTCCAGACGAGGAGATGCTGTGGCTGCTGTCAAGAGGTACAACAACGTCCAGCTTGATGGGAAACCAATGAAGATAGAGATTGTGGGTACAAACATTGCGACACCTACTGTAGCTCCAGCAGCTAATGGCACTGTTGGAAATTTAAATGGGATTCCCAGAGGGTATGCACGATCTAACAAATAACTCTCTTCTAATGTTCTTTTGCATATTGGTTCTTGTGTTGTCAGGTTTTTGTCTCGTCTGCTTTGCTTGGGATGGCCTATatgatgtcaagttttttttttttcttgtttgctttATTTGGCATGACCCATCTGCTTATTCATtat
This region includes:
- the LOC142606698 gene encoding THO complex subunit 4A gives rise to the protein MTTALDMALDDIIKTNKQSSGSSNRGRARPSSGPGPARRLSNRSANRTGPYSTPKAPESTWQHDLFLEENLGRASAIETGTKLYISNLDYGVSNEDIKELFSEVGDLKRYTIHYDRSGRSKGTAEVVFSRRGDAVAAVKRYNNVQLDGKPMKIEIVGTNIATPTVAPAANGTVGNLNGIPRGGQGRGGALGRPRGGSNGRGFRRGRGRGRGRGRGEKVSQEDLDADLEKYHEEAKQNN